ACAGGATTATGTCATTTACACACCTGAAAAAGATGATAAAAAGATTCATACCGGCACAAAACTTTACAAAGTGGCGCTTTATTTTTCATATGCCGTACTGCTTCTAACAATCCTTCTTTACGTTGAGATTTTCCGGAGTTTTGAGATGTCCACGCTGATCTTTGCCCTTCAGCTTCCACTAGGCATCGCGGTGCTCGTTAGCCTGGATAAGATCTTTGAAATTCGCGGGCATGGTATTGTTTTTGCAGGCTATCAGGCCAACTGGGGGAAAATCAGGCAGATCGGCTGGGGAAAAAAACGGCGGAACCGTACCCAGCTTATTATGGAGCTGGATAAGGGGACAAAGATTAAAACAACAATTGCCGATGAAGAAAAAGCACAGCTTGAGGAACTTCTTGAAAACTACGTGACATTTGATAAAGAACCTGCGGGCAAATAATAAAAACCTTCAGAACCCTGATTTAGGGGTCTGAAGGTTTTTTTATGGTATCTATGGCCTGGGAACCCTGTTTAATCACAGCAAACCCGCTTGCCTGCCTGCATAAGTTCATCCAGCAGAGGCTGTGTGTCCGGGAGAGTATGAATAATATCTGTCACCTGACCGTACCAAGGGTTCTCCTTATTTAAACTGTAGAAGATCCACTGGCCGCTTCGTCGTTCATTTACGATCCCAGCCTGCTTTAATTTTCGCAGGTGCTGGCTGATGGACGGCTGACTCATTTGAAAAACCTCAACCAGTTCACACACACAGCAGTCATCTTTATACAGAATGGCAAGCATTTTAAGTCTTGTTTTATCCCCAATCAGCTTAAACAACTGAGCTGCGTCTTCAAACGTCCGTTCTTTTGTTTGCACCGGGTCCACCTCCGTTTCATAAGCACTTACTTATGTATAGTTTACGGGCACTGCCTGGTCTTGTCAATTTACCTTGAGTCACGAATCGCTTCGATCATCAGTCGCAGTGCTTTCTCCTGAAGAGAAATGTCCATACTTGGCGCTCCCGAGGAAACGACCATCTCCGGTGTTGCAGGGACATGGACAAAGCCCGTTTTGATGAGATTTCCTTGTTTTTTCGCAAAAAGGGCCACTTCATACAGCGTATTGTTGCATATGTATGTGCCTGCTGTGTTTGAAATGCGGGCAGGTATACCGGACTCTGTGAGCTTCCGGGCCATTTCTTCAATAGGGAGGGTTGAAAACAAACCGTCTGGACCTTCGGGAACCAATGGTTTGTTTGTTGGTTTATAGCCCGTATTATCCCCAAACTTCCCTTCTCCTTCCGTATGCTGGACGTTAATTCCGATTCTTTCAGGTGTGATGCCGGCACGTCCTACTGCCACCCCGAGAGATAGCACCACATCGGGTTTAATCCGGTTTACTTCTTCCAAAAGTCTTTCTGCGCACTCTTTATAAACAACAGGCAAGACTACTGTTGTAATGGTCACTCCTTCAATCTCCCACGTTGACGCGGCTTTCGCCAGTTCTTCAGTGGGGTTTTTCATTAAGTCTCCAAATGGCTCAAAGCCGCTGATTAAGATTTTCATTTCATCCCCTCCTCCTTCTGATTGTACCACGGTCTTTAATTCCTATCTTTCTTGAACTATTTAGTACTCATCACCAGTTTATTTCTAAAAATTACCAGGACGTTACTGACCTGATGGGCTGCAGTATGGTTTTGTACATCAAATAATCCTGTTCGCTCCCCTCTCCCCCAGCGTCTATTCTTACTT
This DNA window, taken from Alteribacter keqinensis, encodes the following:
- a CDS encoding ArsR/SmtB family transcription factor, coding for MQTKERTFEDAAQLFKLIGDKTRLKMLAILYKDDCCVCELVEVFQMSQPSISQHLRKLKQAGIVNERRSGQWIFYSLNKENPWYGQVTDIIHTLPDTQPLLDELMQAGKRVCCD
- a CDS encoding pyroglutamyl-peptidase I, encoding MKILISGFEPFGDLMKNPTEELAKAASTWEIEGVTITTVVLPVVYKECAERLLEEVNRIKPDVVLSLGVAVGRAGITPERIGINVQHTEGEGKFGDNTGYKPTNKPLVPEGPDGLFSTLPIEEMARKLTESGIPARISNTAGTYICNNTLYEVALFAKKQGNLIKTGFVHVPATPEMVVSSGAPSMDISLQEKALRLMIEAIRDSR